A genomic window from Halogeometricum borinquense DSM 11551 includes:
- a CDS encoding S8 family serine peptidase, with protein sequence MRHPRGQATVVVVTVLLLISTAVPVSVFLTGGTIDPTTGDDVPTIDTSATADAPEGREARARERIRKRINVVDQYDALRSVGAFEAHTNGITGEGVTVGIVGKSFDTDAKTIASHVADDRRFGGRRRSHRDTSHGTAVGEIVTSTAPKSELYLAAIGSEPTPERYHEAVRWLIEHDVDVIVDSGSYFPKTMSASANLSQTAQYAIDHDVIYVTSAGNYAGHHWSGTGTESGWVNFSDDGQANALGTGPISGQVSIRAQWDSPADYDLYLYRDLPGSDDPVVAKSVRRSYGGMEAIDVVVPEGHYYVAIYARSGIADPGTVQLFSARHRLSNTDPRGSVVAPTTGKGIITVGALGPNGSVRSYSSLGADGTVDLSAPDGVETDSSGAFYGTSAATPFVGGAAALVASQGNLTPAQTEYILEQTSREEGLNAYAAASAASRPFDVPESTVTGSPGSEDAAGSTVAHSREAGWTDGIGTNVTIPKSDTERTFKY encoded by the coding sequence ATGAGGCATCCTCGCGGACAGGCGACAGTCGTGGTCGTGACCGTTCTTCTGCTCATATCGACCGCAGTACCGGTGAGTGTCTTCCTCACCGGCGGTACTATCGACCCGACGACGGGTGATGACGTGCCGACGATAGACACGTCGGCTACGGCGGATGCTCCCGAAGGGCGTGAGGCGCGCGCAAGAGAGCGAATCCGCAAACGAATCAACGTAGTGGATCAGTACGACGCCCTCCGATCTGTCGGTGCGTTCGAGGCACACACGAACGGCATCACAGGAGAAGGCGTCACCGTCGGCATCGTGGGCAAGTCGTTCGACACCGACGCCAAGACAATCGCGAGTCACGTCGCTGACGACAGACGATTCGGTGGACGGCGGCGGTCTCACAGAGATACGTCCCACGGCACCGCCGTTGGTGAAATCGTTACCAGTACCGCTCCCAAGTCAGAACTCTACCTCGCCGCCATCGGCTCGGAACCGACGCCCGAGCGATATCACGAGGCAGTCCGCTGGTTGATCGAACACGACGTTGACGTTATCGTAGACTCTGGAAGTTACTTCCCCAAGACCATGAGTGCCTCCGCGAACCTGTCGCAGACGGCGCAGTACGCCATCGACCACGACGTTATCTATGTCACCTCTGCCGGAAACTACGCCGGACACCACTGGTCCGGCACCGGCACCGAATCGGGATGGGTCAACTTCTCCGACGATGGACAGGCCAACGCTCTCGGTACTGGTCCCATCTCGGGGCAGGTGTCGATCCGCGCCCAGTGGGACTCCCCTGCCGACTACGATCTGTATCTGTACCGCGACCTACCGGGGTCCGACGACCCGGTCGTTGCGAAGTCAGTTCGACGGTCGTACGGCGGTATGGAGGCGATAGACGTCGTCGTTCCTGAAGGACACTACTACGTCGCCATCTACGCACGCAGCGGCATCGCTGACCCGGGAACGGTACAGTTATTCTCGGCGCGACATCGGCTGTCGAACACTGATCCGAGAGGAAGCGTCGTCGCTCCGACCACCGGGAAAGGTATCATCACCGTCGGCGCACTCGGGCCGAACGGAAGTGTCCGGTCGTACAGTTCGCTCGGTGCGGACGGGACAGTCGATCTCTCGGCACCCGATGGGGTCGAAACCGACTCCAGCGGCGCGTTCTACGGGACCTCGGCTGCGACGCCGTTCGTCGGCGGTGCGGCCGCACTCGTCGCCTCGCAGGGCAACCTCACGCCCGCCCAAACCGAGTACATTCTCGAACAAACGAGTCGAGAAGAGGGGCTGAACGCGTACGCTGCGGCGTCGGCCGCCTCCCGGCCGTTCGATGTTCCCGAATCGACCGTGACCGGTTCGCCCGGAAGCGAAGACGCCGCGGGATCTACCGTAGCTCACTCCAGAGAGGCGGGGTGGACTGACGGTATCGGGACGAACGTAACCATCCCGAAGAGCGACACCGAACGAACGTTCAAATACTGA
- the moaC gene encoding cyclic pyranopterin monophosphate synthase MoaC, which produces MTDETPVGGADGDSEDGTGDERDLTHVDEEGNVQMVDVGSKPDTRRRAVARGTIHLTESTVDAIRDDQIGKGDVLATARIGAIQAVKHTWETIPMCHQIPITNVETTFDVADERVTLTVTVETTGKTGCEMEALEGVTTGLNVVWDMVKAAEKDDDGQYPDTQISDVQVVSKEKHQE; this is translated from the coding sequence ATGACCGACGAGACACCGGTCGGCGGTGCTGACGGCGACAGCGAGGACGGAACCGGCGACGAACGGGACTTGACGCACGTGGATGAGGAGGGGAACGTCCAGATGGTCGATGTGGGTTCGAAACCCGACACCCGCCGCCGCGCCGTCGCTCGGGGGACGATTCACCTCACCGAATCGACCGTCGATGCGATTCGAGACGACCAAATTGGGAAGGGAGACGTGCTGGCGACGGCGCGAATCGGCGCGATTCAGGCCGTCAAGCACACGTGGGAGACCATCCCGATGTGCCATCAAATACCCATCACGAACGTCGAAACCACCTTCGATGTGGCCGACGAGCGTGTGACGCTCACGGTCACCGTCGAGACGACGGGGAAAACAGGGTGTGAGATGGAAGCGTTGGAGGGCGTCACCACCGGCCTCAACGTCGTCTGGGACATGGTGAAAGCGGCGGAGAAAGACGACGACGGCCAGTATCCCGACACGCAAATCTCCGACGTACAAGTGGTGTCAAAAGAGAAACACCAGGAGTGA
- a CDS encoding PGF-pre-PGF domain-containing protein has protein sequence MEGHPTRVVTVTVAALVILASLPAGIIGVASAETPTVPPESPGLNVTTETRTVGSTSNVTVAYNLTGEIDAADVRLELWNGTTRYNQSAPGQTEGTLNLTVPASLPGGDHRVRVIAMNTSTLTSNASAAAVVETNSPVVIEDYNLSTTTPATGEEVTVNVTLNNTVGSQQNFSTRVYKSDSAIADANNTTVSLTANGQTHVELNVSYSSDSTNNLTVNDEPSTEVTVGDSGGSGSGGSTYTSVSAGNVTLPVGQSGTFDVTYDLGDEIDTADAKLEVSNFTTTLDTNTSLVDNDTVQMSLPKQSMAGDKRLQVAVRNTSSDFVVAQSVLNVSVRGNVTVESVTPPTTAVASAAKNVSVTLNNTGSSSESFEISVFDDATSRFPVGSKFVSVPGNTKTIYNVSASYSEGTRTTYLGNESYGTTTVYPAATVDSVTHVSGPANNTALSTSVDSGGMLTVELRNGTDQDLAPTGLTESSRFEVVVHLNHSVDPGLVIANARNVSWSVQNTSEHYVVTIAAQPLESQFMANAPSLDNWDSLSDSEDKADDKLLWYSISFIDEDALYNQNMTNMTIATDAQTFGSPRYDEANDSINIELAAPHYTVSDTQNDGIYQATIPSTMLGQWGVSNPDNLTGTYQGQSRSITTTSNDDGSIDISMNIHYSSGEVSLSPDASGDDTSSSGDDDTSSDDSSTDDTSSSSDSDDDDDSSTDSTDDSTTDDSTDDTTTETTTTDDAETNESDDASNETDLLPELTGEVKEVAAIQNTDGSSSAVVENVTANETVRIRLSNKSTDAQNATSNTSVSDDIGENATENDSAGATNASDRPAVNGLDLNLRNDTDSLGVNVSDSDTVPDGTPELESQSDDAEAVGYLSIDVSGTTDDDIENATITFSVPAAKLAATNTSSDDVTLHRYHDGEWQTLETTHLGGDRYAAETPGFSVFAVSMKKSMTADTDTKTTAAETTATEESTPQSSETETASASPTKTSTGAPGFGALVTFAALLAVAVLARRRA, from the coding sequence ATGGAGGGGCATCCTACACGGGTAGTTACAGTAACAGTTGCGGCACTGGTGATTCTGGCGAGTCTTCCTGCCGGAATCATCGGTGTTGCGTCCGCGGAGACGCCGACGGTTCCACCGGAATCTCCGGGCTTGAACGTCACGACCGAGACGAGAACGGTCGGTTCGACGTCGAACGTCACCGTCGCCTATAATCTCACAGGTGAGATTGACGCCGCGGACGTGCGACTCGAACTGTGGAACGGGACGACGCGGTATAACCAATCAGCGCCGGGACAGACAGAGGGCACGCTGAATCTCACGGTTCCGGCGTCGCTACCGGGGGGCGATCACCGGGTTCGCGTCATCGCTATGAACACGAGTACGCTCACGTCGAACGCCTCGGCGGCGGCCGTTGTCGAGACGAACTCGCCGGTCGTAATCGAGGACTACAATCTCTCTACGACGACGCCCGCAACGGGCGAGGAGGTGACGGTCAACGTCACGCTCAACAACACGGTGGGGTCACAGCAGAACTTCTCGACTCGCGTCTACAAGTCTGATAGCGCAATCGCCGACGCCAACAACACGACCGTTTCGCTCACTGCGAACGGGCAGACGCACGTCGAACTGAACGTCTCGTACAGTTCCGATTCGACCAACAACCTGACCGTCAACGACGAACCATCGACAGAAGTGACCGTCGGTGACTCTGGCGGATCAGGTTCGGGCGGATCCACCTACACGTCCGTTTCGGCCGGGAACGTCACACTCCCCGTCGGGCAATCCGGGACGTTCGATGTGACGTACGACCTCGGTGACGAGATCGACACGGCTGATGCGAAACTGGAGGTATCGAACTTCACCACGACGCTCGACACGAACACGTCGCTCGTGGACAACGACACCGTCCAGATGAGTCTCCCGAAACAGTCGATGGCGGGCGACAAGCGACTACAAGTCGCCGTGCGGAACACGTCGTCCGACTTCGTCGTCGCGCAGTCGGTCCTCAACGTCTCCGTGCGGGGGAACGTCACGGTCGAATCGGTGACGCCGCCCACAACGGCAGTCGCATCGGCGGCCAAGAACGTCTCGGTGACGCTGAACAACACCGGATCGTCGTCTGAGTCGTTCGAAATCTCCGTCTTCGACGACGCGACGAGTCGGTTCCCCGTCGGTTCGAAGTTCGTCAGCGTGCCGGGGAACACGAAGACGATCTACAACGTCTCCGCGTCGTACTCGGAGGGGACGCGAACGACGTATCTTGGCAACGAGAGCTACGGGACGACGACGGTGTATCCGGCCGCGACAGTCGATTCGGTGACGCACGTTTCCGGACCTGCCAACAATACGGCCCTCTCTACGTCGGTCGATTCAGGCGGGATGCTGACCGTGGAACTCCGTAACGGTACCGACCAAGACCTCGCGCCGACCGGTCTCACCGAAAGTTCCCGCTTCGAGGTCGTCGTTCACCTGAACCACTCGGTCGATCCGGGGCTCGTCATCGCCAACGCGCGGAACGTCTCGTGGTCGGTACAGAACACCTCCGAACACTACGTCGTCACTATCGCCGCGCAACCGCTCGAATCGCAGTTCATGGCGAACGCGCCCAGTCTGGACAACTGGGACTCGCTGTCAGATTCGGAGGACAAGGCGGACGACAAACTGCTCTGGTACTCCATCTCGTTCATCGACGAGGACGCGTTGTACAACCAGAACATGACGAACATGACCATCGCAACGGACGCGCAGACGTTCGGGTCGCCGCGGTACGACGAGGCCAACGACTCGATCAACATCGAACTCGCGGCACCCCACTACACCGTCTCGGACACGCAGAACGACGGCATCTACCAGGCGACGATTCCGAGTACGATGCTCGGACAGTGGGGCGTCTCCAATCCCGACAACCTCACCGGGACGTACCAAGGGCAGTCGCGGTCGATAACGACCACGAGCAACGACGACGGGAGCATCGACATCTCGATGAACATCCACTACTCCAGCGGGGAGGTGTCGCTCAGTCCGGACGCATCGGGCGACGATACCAGTTCGTCGGGAGACGATGACACTTCCAGCGACGACTCATCCACTGACGATACATCGAGTTCGTCCGACTCGGACGACGATGACGACTCGTCAACCGATTCGACCGACGACTCGACGACTGACGACTCAACTGATGACACGACAACTGAAACCACAACGACCGACGACGCCGAAACCAACGAATCCGACGACGCATCGAACGAGACGGACCTCCTGCCGGAACTGACCGGCGAGGTCAAAGAAGTGGCGGCAATCCAGAACACCGACGGCAGCAGTTCCGCGGTGGTCGAGAACGTCACCGCGAACGAGACGGTTCGCATCCGTCTGTCGAACAAGTCTACGGACGCACAGAACGCAACGTCCAACACGTCCGTCAGCGACGATATCGGTGAGAACGCCACGGAGAACGATTCGGCGGGCGCGACGAACGCTTCCGACCGTCCGGCGGTGAACGGACTCGACTTGAACCTGCGTAACGACACAGATTCGCTCGGCGTCAACGTCTCCGATTCGGACACCGTGCCCGACGGGACGCCCGAGTTGGAGAGTCAATCCGACGACGCCGAGGCCGTCGGCTACCTCTCTATCGACGTGTCGGGAACCACCGACGACGACATCGAGAACGCGACGATCACGTTCTCCGTCCCGGCGGCGAAACTGGCGGCAACGAATACGTCGTCCGACGACGTGACGCTCCACCGGTACCACGACGGCGAGTGGCAAACGCTGGAGACGACTCACTTGGGCGGCGACCGCTACGCTGCAGAGACACCGGGGTTCTCCGTCTTCGCAGTGAGTATGAAAAAGTCGATGACGGCCGACACGGACACGAAGACGACCGCTGCGGAGACGACGGCGACCGAGGAATCGACACCGCAGTCGAGCGAGACTGAAACGGCGTCTGCGTCCCCGACGAAGACAAGTACGGGCGCGCCCGGATTCGGCGCTCTCGTGACCTTCGCGGCGCTTCTGGCCGTCGCCGTCCTCGCGCGACGCCGAGCATAA
- a CDS encoding MFS transporter produces MTRRLFGTLCGLVFLVNFGRTAFAPLVETFQNQLGASPEAVGLMTTLVWVGTALPRIPVGYLLTHIPRHRVVLGTGALLTVTAAFTATASSIRTVQVGAFGIGLASGAYFVAAVPLVGELYPDAVGRAIGVHGTAAQLAAVVAAPVVVTFVALEDWRTTFWLLAALAAAVTVVLAYTARGVDAVVETDTDRDFLGALRHWRLIFVGMLMISTAGFVWQGLFNFYVSYLVDAKPFTTAQASTMLTVVFAAGVPAFWLSGRLADRFPRVPYILVTLAVYVAALFALTEVSGYAPVLVVTAVLGYTIHSLFPALDSWVLDTLPAAVRSSAYAVFSGVSLLLEASGSGVVGFLTGYGYAFDTVFRTFAFCLAGVVAVLTLLYVTGQIPGTTRRASAI; encoded by the coding sequence GTGACGCGACGACTGTTCGGGACGCTCTGTGGGTTAGTTTTCCTCGTCAACTTCGGACGGACGGCGTTCGCGCCGTTGGTCGAGACGTTCCAGAACCAACTCGGTGCCAGTCCGGAAGCGGTGGGACTGATGACGACGTTAGTGTGGGTCGGAACGGCGCTGCCGCGTATTCCGGTCGGCTACCTCCTCACGCATATCCCGCGCCACCGCGTCGTCCTCGGGACGGGCGCGCTTCTCACCGTTACCGCCGCGTTCACCGCCACCGCATCGTCGATCCGAACCGTGCAGGTCGGCGCGTTCGGCATCGGCCTCGCCTCGGGCGCGTACTTCGTCGCCGCCGTTCCGCTCGTCGGAGAACTCTATCCTGACGCCGTCGGGCGCGCGATTGGCGTCCACGGCACTGCGGCCCAACTCGCTGCCGTCGTCGCCGCACCGGTCGTTGTCACGTTCGTCGCTCTCGAAGACTGGCGCACCACGTTCTGGCTTCTCGCCGCCCTCGCGGCCGCCGTGACCGTCGTTCTCGCGTACACCGCTCGCGGCGTTGACGCGGTAGTTGAGACGGATACGGACCGCGACTTCCTCGGCGCACTCCGCCACTGGCGACTCATCTTCGTCGGCATGCTGATGATTTCGACTGCCGGGTTCGTCTGGCAAGGCCTGTTCAACTTCTACGTCTCCTACCTCGTCGATGCCAAGCCGTTCACGACGGCGCAGGCGAGTACGATGCTCACCGTCGTCTTCGCCGCGGGCGTCCCGGCATTCTGGCTCTCGGGGCGACTCGCGGACCGATTCCCGCGAGTCCCCTATATTCTCGTAACGCTCGCGGTCTACGTCGCCGCGCTGTTCGCACTCACAGAAGTCAGTGGATACGCCCCTGTTCTCGTCGTGACCGCCGTTCTCGGCTACACAATCCACAGCCTGTTTCCGGCGCTGGATTCGTGGGTACTCGACACGCTTCCCGCGGCGGTCCGAAGCAGTGCGTACGCCGTCTTCAGCGGCGTTTCACTCCTGCTCGAAGCGAGCGGGAGCGGCGTCGTCGGCTTTCTTACCGGATACGGGTACGCCTTCGATACGGTGTTTCGAACGTTCGCGTTCTGTCTGGCTGGCGTCGTCGCAGTTCTAACACTGCTCTACGTGACCGGTCAGATTCCGGGAACAACCCGTCGAGCGTCGGCGATCTGA
- a CDS encoding bifunctional ADP-dependent NAD(P)H-hydrate dehydratase/NAD(P)H-hydrate epimerase produces MITSDRMAAVDENAEAFGVPRKQLMESSGNAVARAVRDIADPGAQVAVVAGRGNNGGDAFVAVRFLDDYDVTVHLLGRPETISTDIARENWDALEASEYDTRTVTDSKALGLGDPDVVVDAMLGTGVTGALREPEATAAEAVNDLDATVVAVDVPSGVDADTGTAAGVAVDADRVVTFHDEKPGLASLDAAVTVADIGIPAAAELFVGPGDLHHTRRSQSHKGDHGEVLVVGGGPYTGAPALSAQAALRAGADLVRVACPKSVAREIQGYSENLIVRPFDGDHLQPSHVDGLTALAADHDVVVFGPGLGDEDATLDAVADFLESYEGTAVVDADALQVVPEVDTDATLVCTPHQGELLKMGGKTADDWRERTDLVESFAAELGHVLLVKGAYDIISDGEVTRVNRTGNPGMTVGGTGDVLAGTTGALACVRNARHAAAVGAYANGRAGDAAVEENGYGLLATDLVDRLPVALRRDE; encoded by the coding sequence ATGATAACGAGCGACCGAATGGCCGCGGTTGACGAAAACGCCGAGGCGTTCGGCGTACCGCGGAAGCAACTGATGGAGTCGAGCGGTAACGCCGTCGCTCGGGCCGTCCGCGACATCGCCGACCCGGGCGCGCAGGTGGCCGTCGTCGCCGGACGCGGAAACAACGGCGGCGATGCGTTCGTTGCCGTTCGCTTTTTGGACGATTACGACGTGACCGTCCACCTCCTCGGCAGACCAGAAACGATTTCGACGGATATCGCCCGCGAGAACTGGGATGCGCTCGAAGCGTCCGAGTACGACACCCGAACCGTGACCGATTCGAAGGCGCTCGGTCTGGGCGACCCGGATGTCGTCGTTGATGCGATGCTCGGCACGGGGGTCACCGGCGCGCTCCGCGAACCCGAGGCGACGGCCGCCGAGGCGGTGAACGACCTCGATGCGACAGTCGTTGCGGTTGATGTACCTTCCGGCGTGGACGCCGATACGGGGACAGCCGCGGGCGTCGCTGTCGATGCGGACCGCGTAGTCACGTTCCACGACGAGAAGCCCGGACTCGCTTCGCTGGACGCTGCGGTAACCGTTGCAGACATCGGTATTCCGGCGGCGGCGGAGCTGTTCGTCGGACCCGGTGACTTGCACCACACCCGACGGTCGCAGAGTCACAAAGGCGACCACGGCGAAGTCCTCGTCGTCGGTGGCGGGCCGTACACCGGTGCCCCTGCTCTCTCGGCGCAGGCCGCACTCCGCGCGGGTGCTGATCTCGTGCGAGTCGCCTGTCCCAAGTCGGTCGCGCGCGAAATCCAAGGCTACAGCGAGAACCTCATCGTCCGTCCGTTCGATGGCGATCATCTCCAACCGTCCCACGTCGATGGACTCACAGCACTCGCGGCCGATCACGACGTGGTCGTTTTCGGCCCCGGACTCGGCGACGAGGATGCCACGCTCGACGCAGTGGCCGACTTCCTCGAATCGTACGAGGGAACCGCCGTCGTAGACGCCGACGCGCTCCAAGTCGTTCCCGAGGTAGACACCGACGCGACGCTGGTCTGTACGCCGCACCAGGGCGAACTGTTGAAGATGGGCGGCAAGACAGCGGACGACTGGCGCGAGCGGACGGATCTCGTCGAGTCGTTCGCCGCCGAACTAGGACACGTCCTCCTCGTGAAGGGTGCGTACGACATCATCTCCGACGGCGAGGTGACGCGCGTCAACCGGACGGGGAACCCGGGGATGACCGTCGGCGGCACGGGCGACGTTCTTGCGGGAACGACGGGCGCACTCGCCTGCGTCCGCAACGCCAGACATGCGGCCGCCGTCGGCGCGTACGCCAACGGGAGAGCGGGCGACGCCGCCGTCGAGGAGAACGGATACGGTCTCCTCGCTACCGACTTGGTTGACCGTCTGCCCGTGGCCCTCCGGAGGGACGAATGA
- a CDS encoding ArsR/SmtB family transcription factor, producing MAGLLPSDAGVTDASGDADADGDLRVLSLEDDEAEQLIGCLSSDTARDTFAALQREPSTASELADTVDTSLQNIRHHLDNLRNAGLVRVADTRYSVKGREMKVYAPTQDSLVVCVSGTQDKDSVLDGLGKYVGAGAALLVSALAVQTLFGAGVTDLGGPETTPRVIDGVGSGAEPLLGLLPPGVAFLGGGLLVLGVFLAVRAYQSRVE from the coding sequence ATGGCCGGGTTGCTACCGTCTGACGCGGGCGTCACCGACGCGAGCGGAGATGCGGACGCCGATGGTGACCTTCGGGTCCTCTCGCTTGAGGACGACGAGGCGGAGCAACTCATTGGGTGTCTTTCCTCGGACACCGCACGCGACACATTCGCTGCCCTCCAGCGCGAGCCCTCCACGGCGTCGGAACTCGCCGATACCGTCGATACCTCCCTCCAGAATATCCGACACCATCTCGACAATCTCAGAAACGCGGGACTCGTACGCGTCGCCGATACGCGTTATTCCGTGAAGGGACGCGAGATGAAGGTGTACGCTCCGACACAGGACTCTCTCGTCGTCTGTGTCAGCGGAACACAGGACAAGGACTCGGTTCTCGACGGATTGGGCAAGTACGTCGGTGCGGGGGCGGCACTGCTGGTCTCCGCACTTGCCGTCCAGACACTGTTCGGCGCTGGCGTGACAGACCTCGGTGGCCCGGAGACGACGCCGCGCGTGATTGACGGCGTCGGCAGCGGGGCGGAGCCACTGCTGGGCCTCCTCCCGCCGGGCGTCGCTTTCCTCGGCGGTGGCTTGCTCGTCCTCGGCGTTTTCCTCGCCGTTCGCGCGTATCAATCGCGCGTGGAGTGA